One region of Flavobacterium pisciphilum genomic DNA includes:
- a CDS encoding type II toxin-antitoxin system RelE/ParE family toxin, whose protein sequence is MYSYFISSEAKEDLKRIYYYGVTKFGMNQADHYFNMFYDCFSKIEQNPFLFPSADHIRKGYRYCVCGVDTIYYRINGDKRVEITTIIGRQDF, encoded by the coding sequence ATGTATAGCTATTTTATTAGTAGCGAGGCCAAAGAAGATTTAAAGAGAATTTATTACTACGGTGTCACTAAGTTTGGGATGAATCAAGCTGATCACTATTTCAATATGTTTTATGACTGTTTTTCCAAAATAGAACAAAATCCATTTTTATTTCCATCTGCGGACCACATAAGAAAAGGATACCGTTATTGTGTTTGTGGTGTTGATACAATTTACTATCGAATAAATGGAGATAAACGCGTAGAGATTACTACCATTATTGGCAGGCAAGATTTTTAA
- a CDS encoding ribbon-helix-helix domain-containing protein, which produces MTRQSISLTAPNEEWLKNQINSEEFSSKSEAINFLIKKARSQEEFYDFVRAKIDKGEKSGFAEKQTREEVLAEFKKDLRNV; this is translated from the coding sequence ATGACACGACAAAGTATATCATTAACTGCTCCCAATGAAGAGTGGTTAAAAAATCAGATCAACTCAGAAGAGTTTAGCAGTAAAAGTGAAGCTATTAACTTTTTAATTAAAAAAGCACGTTCTCAAGAGGAATTTTATGACTTTGTAAGAGCTAAAATAGATAAGGGAGAAAAAAGTGGCTTTGCAGAAAAGCAGACCAGAGAAGAAGTGTTAGCCGAGTTTAAAAAAGATTTGAGAAATGTATAG